From a region of the Leptidea sinapis chromosome 6, ilLepSina1.1, whole genome shotgun sequence genome:
- the LOC126965001 gene encoding piggyBac transposable element-derived protein 4-like, with product MASARRSYRLDSKEILDALVNDVDSDIEEDPEIQIEEVIQDLQEVVSVQDEVNDDADMSENVSEPDQGRSRGRSRPTLRGRTRSRGGRVRSGARSTTRCRGGRHATTSIREMDEGNGWSYQAAEQPPENPVFQEISRVLAPIDENLSLFDCFSIFFPDSFWNLLKTETNRYAAQMKAKQTRQGILKPGTMLYIWKPVTKQELKTFFSIVIHMTLVQKESFDSYWSTREIIETSFARKHRNRNRFRAIYSCLHLNDNSNYKPRNDPEYDAFFKLRPYFNELCFLCENSFYPNENLTIDEGTCGFRGRVHFRVYNKDKPDKYGMKVYMLCDAETGYILRMVPYVGDSKSVETIITELSEPYFGKWHTIYMDRFFTSPTIADLLWLKKTRTVGTVMANRRGLPQDWRQQSLEKDEMAFCHRGNLTACKWRDKRDVLILTTKHGASWTEVDAKVKGVGVTKKVKPDCILDYNHYKIGVDLNDQYVSYYSLNRKSMKWWKKMFFNLVARSLVNAYILYNKSREQRRRLRFSQFLMDCGEQLVETASDAEAGPSRGPHAVGTSTRLVGRHFMERIPSSEKKDKVARVCKVCADILKKETGKRGRKETIYYCPDCNVPLCYYPCFKIFHTKKNYVT from the exons ATGGCTTCCGCTCGGCGCAGTTACCGGCTCGATTCTAAAGAAATTCTTGATGCTTTGGTAAATGATGTTGACTCAGACATTGAGGAAGACCCGGAAATTCAAATTGAag AGGTAATTCAAGACTTACAAGAGGTGGTATCGGTCCAAGATGAAGTAAATGATGATGCTGACATGTCAGAAAACGTATCTGAACCAGACCAGGGACGGAGCCGGGGTCGCTCGAGACCTACACTTCGTGGCAGAACGAGATCGCGCGGCGGACGCGTTCGGTCAGGAGCGCGCTCGACCACCCGCTGTCGCGGCGGCAGACATGCAACAACTTCTATCAGGGAAATGGATGAAGGTAATGGATGGTCATACCAAGCAGCGGAGCAGCCGCCAGAAAATCCAGTATTTCAAGAAATATCTCGCGTATTAGCTCCGATTGATGAAAATTTGTCACTGTTCGATtgtttctcaattttttttcctgATTCTTTTTGGAACTTGCTCAAGACTGAAACAAATCGTTATGCAGCTCAAATGAAGGCTAAACAAACGCGACAAGGTATCCTGAAACCTGGCACTATGCTTTATATATGGAAACCTGTCACGAAACAGGaactaaaaacttttttttccaTAGTGATTCATATGACACTCGTTCAAAAAGAAAGTTTCGATTCTTACTGGTCAACTCGTGAAATAATAGAAACTTCATTTGCCAGAAAGCACAGGAATAGGAACCGATTCAGAGCTATTTACAGCTGTCTTCATTTGAACGACaactcaaattataaaccacGTAATGATCCCGAATACGATGCTTTTTTCAAACTCCGACCGTATTTCAATGAACTGTGTTTTCTGTGTGAGAACAGTTTTTATCCCAACGAAAACTTGACGATCGATGAGGGCACTTGTGGATTTAGGGGTCGAGTGCACTTCAGAGTTTACAATAAAGATAAGCCCGATAAATACGGTATGAAAGTGTACATGCTTTGTGACGCGGAAACGGGCTACATACTACGCATGGTTCCCTATGTCGGCGACTCGAAATCTGTCGAGACTATTATCACGGAATTGAGTGAACCATATTTTGGTAAATGGCACACCATTTATATGGATCGTTTTTTTACGAGTCCGACAATTGCAGACTTACTTTGGCTGAAGAAAACTCGCACTGTCGGCACAGTGATGGCAAATCGTCGTGGTCTGCCACAGGATTGGCGACAACAATCTTTGGAAAAAGATGAAATGGCTTTTTGTCACCGCGGAAATCTAACTGCCTGTAAATGGAGAGATAAGCGTGATGTACTTATACTCACGACGAAACATGGAGCTAGCTGGACAGAGGTGGATGCAAAAGTCAAAGGTGTGGGCGTAACCAAAAAGGTGAAACCAGACTGCATCCTCGACTATAACCATTATAAAATTGGCGTAGATCTCAATGACCAATATGTGTCCTATTATTCGTTAAATAGAAAAAGTATGAAATGGtggaaaaaaatgtttttcaattTAGTAGCGCGTTCTCTGGTAAACGCttacattttatacaataaatccAGAGAACAACGACGCCGCCTGCGATTCTCGCAGTTTCTGATGGACTGTGGTGAACAGCTGGTGGAAACTGCATCAGATGCTGAAGCAGGACCCTCCCGTGGTCCACATGCTGTCGGGACTAGCACGAGGCTCGTCGGCAGGCACTTCATGGAGAGGATTCCAAGCTCGGAAAAGAAAGATAAAGTCGCACGAGTTTGCAAAGTGTGTGCCgacattttaaaaaaagaaaccgGAAAAAGGGGGCGCAAAGAGACCATTTATTACTGCCCAGACTGCAATGTTCCCCTGTGCTACTATCCCTGCTTCAAAATAttccacacaaaaaaaaattacgttacATAA